Within Mercenaria mercenaria strain notata chromosome 15, MADL_Memer_1, whole genome shotgun sequence, the genomic segment AGATCTCGGGTTTGACTTAGTTTCAAAGTTTTTGATCTTGTGAAACCCAATGTTTTAACTAAACTacatttcatagaaacaaatagcTTGATAAATTTGTATGGCAATCAAGTAAAGACTGTTGTCTCGATGGTGATAACAATGTTTTCATAAGATTTGACTGAATGACCTAGTCCGTGGTCTCATGTAATCCAGTTTTAAacttatatagattttatagagataaaccttctgacaaagctttataaaacggcttctacagtgttaacaatagCTTTCTATGTTTCAAACTATTGATCTAGTTTAAGACCTCAGTTAACCCACTTTTGAAACAGACCTAAATTTTGTTGATGCagacattctgacgaagttttatggatattaacaaaaatgtggtttctaaaACGTTAAGAAGACTTTTCTACGATTAAGTATAGTGATCTTATTTTTGACCTCATGTAAACCGGCTTTAAATTTCACCTTGACCTTATAGCcacaaacattcttacaaagtatgataaaaatctatacaaaaatatggtctttagtatgtaaaaatgcttttctatttttttgacctagtgacctatttttcaCCTCATACTTAATCTAGATTTAATGAGAGACtatttctgacaaagtttaatggAGATCAAGTAGAAGatatgacctctagaatgttaacaatattttcctattaactgacctaccgacctactttAAGCTTCAAGATGACCAAAGCTTCCAAGATGACAAAAGCTTCCAAGATATTTTGCGGgtgacattttgaccaagtttcagcAAGGCTGTGTCCAGAGAGTattgacagtcaaattgttgacgacggacgatgaCTGACGATGttcacagggcaatcacaaaaactcacttTCAGTGTTTTGTATATAAAGGTGGGCTGAAATTTCAAGGTACTTATGACAATAATTTGATCAAGTAACCGCTTCGATGCCTTTTCGCGATATTTCAGCAGACCAATATAcagtaaataaaaaagttataattgGTCAGCTTTTAAAGTCGCAGatacatttatgtttatgttactAGTTCTCTGTTTGTGACTGCAAAGTTGTCTTTGCCGCCACACTGAATGCCGAAAAACATATTGCCAATGGAATTCTTAATAAGTGTCGTATaagctttcataaaaacataaaatttcaaaatataggaCAAAACTGGATTACAGTTTGCTACAGACTATAGCAGTGGACTGTAACGAAGAAAATACACATTTAACGAATGGAAtaaaattcatcaaattttagttaacgaatgaaataaaatacatcaaattttaGTTAAACGTTTTCAGTCTGAAACACATTTAGAAACACCATTTCCTACATCAGTGTAgggtaaattttcagtaaaatacaaACTGATCAACGTCACTGATTCACTCATAGTATTACTTTATTACTAAAGCAACATATAAAGACAATTTATAACTTCCATCTACAATGCCGTCTTCCTTTGCCCTGAAAACAGATTTCAATTTCTTTACTTAAAAGCAAGACGTTAAATAAGCTATCACGATCTATGTACAAAGTTTATATACAGACACAAGTTCAATAATTCTTTTTAACATCATCAATATTTTATCTTGTTTTCAAAGAACAAcccattttattcaaatatgtaaCAGTTTGTATTTCTAGAACCATACAATATTTTATCCGTTTGAGTCACAATTGGACCTCTTTATCATTGATCGGTATTGGGTTAAACGGTGGAAGGGAGACAACTATGTATAGCGTTGATCTTAAGAAACAAGGGAAGTTAATAGAATTAGTTTTTATCCAATTCGTCACTGTGTATTCTACTGCTACTGGACCCAGGTTATTAGAAGGACAGCAATCGAGAGTGAAGTTTATAAGCTGAAGTGTCCTTCATGATAgcgtgtataatataaattattttcaataattataaaatataaaacctaTAATTTAGAATAATAAAAAACAGCTATTTGGGAACATGTATTCCTaaatcaaatcaagaaaaacaagagctgtttttaaaataaatatgccCCCATGATGGTCTGTCAGAGGAAACTGGGTACCGGTATGTCATCTGCTGTTgttttgaccttatgacctacaCAACATTAGAATTCATCAACTGACCATAAATAAGCATACTGTAAAGTTTGTCGGTTATAGGCCTTGGCATTCTCCAGCTACACATCCTTAACAATTTAAGtttaaggtcactgtgaccttgacctttaatacccAAAATGATAAGGTCATCTACTAACCATAAAAAATCATGCGATACAGCAATAGGCCCAAGTTATCTCCAGCTTTCAATAAAAGCCCATTTCAGTTTCAATGTCACAACGACCTTGACCTCTAAGCCATAGGAGTAATCTGCTTCGTGCGCTCAATTACTtattcgctgggtcaaaatttcgcgaattttaaactttgagtatgttcgcgatgTTTAATaatcgcgaaattgtaaaaatggtgtcatacttgaatttgaattatactaccGGTGAAGTCATTGAGCGAAAACCGTATTCAAGGTAGAAGCTCCTGTGACATTGACCCTTGACATACTGCAacaaaaacaattggggtcatctactttatgAGCTCAATCATGTTATGAAAGCTTAAAGGTTTTGGGTCAAGTGATTCTAAAGTTACtgtgcagaaatagttttcagtgttcaggtccctgtgacctggacctttgacctattgtcGCCAAAACattagggtcatctacttcatgagaccaatcatgctatcaagagCATGAAGggtctaggtcaagtggttctaaaatTAGTGTGCGGAAACcattcactgtgaccttgtcctttgatttACTGATCCAAAAAAACAAtagaaggttctgggtcaagtggttctgaagttatcgAGTAGAAACCGAGTttaatgttcaggaccctgtgaccttgacctttgacgaaatgacccaaaaacaatagggtcatctatTTCATAAGCCAAGACATTCTACCAAGTTTGAaaactctgggtcaagtggtagtAAGGTTAATGAGCACAAAccgttttaaatgttcaggcccctgtgaccttgacctttgacctattgactccCAAAAACAGTATTGGTCATCTACTTTATAGACCCAGTCATGCAttcaagtttgaatgttctgggcaaagtggttcccaagttatttAGCGGGAATCGTTTTCAAGTTTCAGGCCTCTTTTGCCTTGTCATTTGACCTATTAACGTAGAAAACAACAGGGGCCACCTATTTTATAAGCCCAATTATTCTATCAAGTTTTGATATTcgtggtcaagtggttctcaagttattgagcggatACCGTTCGCTTTATCAACAGACAAACCAACGCGACCGACATGTGCCAAGTAATTTACAATTTATCCCCACTTCTCTGAAAGGGGCGGGGGAGGGGAGGACATAATAACATAAAGTGATAATCATTTCAGTAGTGTTGTCAGTTGGAGATATCGTTGTATCATTAGTACTACATTATACCTGTTTCACAAACGCAAGGTCCATCTGTATTTGTACAGTCCCAATGTGAATTCCATAACCAGCCAGTGTTCCAAACATAATCAACGCAGCCTTTAATTGTTCCCGGTCTTCCAGCACCCCAACCATTGAAAGTCATTTCTGTGCCGTCAGCCCAGCGATGTTCTCCAGCTGTTTCATTATAACGTGCTCCGATCCAGAAGAGCTCTTGTCCGCCATCTTTAATAGAATGAATCGCTTTATTTATGTagtattttcatatttcaaagcAAAGACAGACACCCACTttaaaaactgaaagtaaaacatCCATCACTAGTGTCATTTCAGACTTATATATGTGTAATATACTTCTTGCAAGTGATGATTCCTTTCGCCTACCTCATAAATATTacttatatcctttccgcagccttaacgtactaaaacgtattagcgtctgattgccctttcacgcttccgcagaaacaacatttattacacgaaacttattttgaaaatatttctgaaatgtctaggtctgcagctctcaaatacgattatatcttacatctgaggcatatactgacactctcagacagcatcaaaaatgacattttgagcgatttgatgaagttccaaaattatcaatgtacccttggtccgttacggacccatgtgggatttctgtttatccagagctcaaatgttttttcatagattaaaagctgacatgctgtactaaagcccaggtaatttcaattcgtaataaaatgctgaaaattggctccccaatagcaaaaaaaaaaaaaaaaaaaaaagtccacgcgcatacatttagaaggggtgacccctgcgcgtgacccctgactatctacaaatcaaaatgcggcttttgttttcaagtttagcatttctactttcattttatttacttccggaaatagctgaaggtcgagtgacgtcattttctgtgttgtcaaaaacatacatatgcctggcgagattgcataaatatgtgctggccgtccttaGGATATACCTGTACGCCTTTTGTATAAGGAATGTTTCACATAACAGTGTTagatttgtctattttttttgttgggttaaacgccgcatcgacacaattttaggtcatgcTTTTATGGCGGAAGTagatcccaggtgcccttccgtgcatttttgttttcacgagcgggcacctggttaagaaccacagaccttctatAAGCCAACGATGGCTtccttcctcacacgaagaattaaACCCCTCGAGTGAGGCTgtaacctacatcggtgaggggcaagtgaattaAAGTCAGCGATCGTaacaaccactcggccacagagacCATAACAGTGTTTGTGGAATAACAAGTCCATAATATCTATGAATGATATGTTCATATGCTGTTATTTTCTATGCGTTCGGTGATAATTGAACGCTAGTTGTAGATGCAAATGAGATGATTCGGCTCTCATGTAAACATTTTTCCAGTAACTCTACAGAGCTGCATTACAATTATGAGAGCAGGATATCCCCAGCTATACAACCATTGGTTGACTGTTTCCATGCAAACCGTGTTttacaaattatgttttaaaataagctCAATAGGCTGgtcattttcactttttttgttGAACTTATTCCAATGTGGAATATGTAATATGTTaggaaatgaaacacagaaaaatGTCCTTAAAATATCGTGAttcgtaaaatgtaattataGTGTTACTGCAGATGAGTGGGGTACTTGAAAACATCAAAATTCGCTTGAAACggcatttgttttataaaatacatctTGAACCGCTTCATTATGACTGtaatgaaaaaaagtaaataaagaaatgatactattATTTCGTTTTACTGATTTTGTCTTAGATAAACTTGCAATGCTTTGTTTATTAAAGGTTTATTCAATATTACCTAGCTTCCTCAGATTGGTTTGGATTTCTTTCGATGACTTTTTCCCGGTATTGCATAAGTAACTAAATATTATACATCTtcagtaaatataaaaataaatatgttggaattagtttaaggttCTGACATTATTTCTAGTAATAAACCGGCCTATAACGATTTCATTTCTCTGTTTATAGAATCGTATATCAGGACGTTTCTAAAAAAATGTTTCGGTTTGGTTTCATCATTTGTAGTGTAACGTTATGTTCTTTGTAATATAACCTTTTGAACCgagaaataaattataaagaacaaaGGGCAACTATCGACATAATCAATATAACCATTTCACTTATTGCTAGTTGTGATTAACAGCACGGCAGTCTCCTGGCATGGTGAGCGTCAGATGTATTTCTTTGGCGGCATGGATAAAATCATGCCATTCCGGTGCGCAAGCAATATAACAAGCTCATACTAAAAACTCTGAGAGTGAAAATAGGAACTTACAAGTATCccgatttgtttttaatttgataacacCCACATAAACGATTGGATGATGTATTTTGCATTGtaaattttagccatttttgaCAAGCAAATTTGGAAAAGCTTAATTTGGCTTTATTTGTGAATATGGTAACACTTTCAGAATATCATACTTagcataaaatcaatattttacttCTATGCAAAACTTAAGAACATTCATAGATGATTTTACTTTTCTAAACTGTGATTTTTGCCCGATATTTGAAATAGGAAATATTTTTgctataaaattgacatattacGTAGCAAGAACAAGATACTTACTTTGTATCTGATTTCGAATAAATTGATGTTCGTCGTCACTTTCAACTTTGACAAGACTCGCACCCAGGGATTCGCAGTACAACTGCAACAGAATAAGCAGAGACAAGatagaaaacatttcaaatactttttttaaaggttttaattttgaaataaaagtagacgACAAATTTTGTTCATGGAAAGATATAAGAAAGCTTTGACTTTATATTGTCATTAAAATGTCTTACCGTGCACTATTATAGTTTATAACACCAACTTATTGGCAGGTAacgtattattattattgaaatatcatACAAATATAGACATATCTAAAATAGtcgaaatgaataaaaacatctTTAGCCAACGTGCGCTGTTATTATAATAGTACATTCAGCATAAAACACATAAGTGAAAAGCTTTTGTCTTCAGGATTTCTCAGCAATGTACTATACATGTCTATACGTGTTAAAACCAACCTTAGAAGATTCCCAAGAGCGCCACGTAACTGAGAACAAATAGCACGTGTGTTTATAAAGTTTCCAACCTTCTTCGCATCCTGAAATAATATACTAGCATCAAGATTCTATTTTATTGTTATCTTTGTGAACAGATCTAAGCTTTATATTAGATAGACGTTTAAAACGTCAAAAGTTGCGACTTGttcataaaaagataaaaacaacgCTGGAATTTAGTAATATGGAAAATGTGCAGAAATGAAAGAGCAGTGTAATTATGGAGACAAGTTTAACTGTTATTTTATTATTCCGACATttccattttacattttttgaaaagattttattgaaacttatgAATTATGCAACTTATGAATAATTTAGACGACACATATAGAAAGATGTTATTGAATTTTATCCGCCTTTCTGTGTTTGTTGATATCATCTGTTAAAACTGGGTTCAAACGTATTTGCGTAAGTGTTTAAATTATTCCATtagattaaaaaagaaaaagttcgAATGTAGTCTGAGGTCTGTCAACTTCCAtttttgactgtcaatccagaggtctgatATTCGAATCCCGTTGTAACAGCCCAGTTATTCACCCAGTCAGTTTTTTTTCCGGGGATAAAAGCAACCGGTTGAATTTTCCCCGGGGAAAATCAACCGGTTGGTCCCCCCTTTGTTGGTTTCCCCCCTTCATTTTTGTACCCAaaagggggtgggggcggggggaatccaaccagttgttttttttctccccAACGATTATTTTATGCCCTCCGAAGCTGGGCATATTAAATAAAGTTGCACTGTCCGTCCGTACATTCATGCGTGCGTATGTGTTAATTCTTGGCCGGGCTGTAACAggggttttgaaataacttggcataaatgttcaccataatgagaccaCGTGTCATGAGCAGGACCCagaccccttgctccaaggtcaaggtcacacttaaaggtcaaatgttaacagggtctgtttcatgtccgctccataactatgccatccatgaTCTCATCAGGCAGACTGAtcaacaaaaatgctaaattaagaGCAACATGTTAGAACTAAAAATACTagtggagaaaaaaaacaacaaatcattCAGGTATGTACATAGTAGGGGGAAaggaaccaaccagtcagtttcttccccctccCCCCCTTTACTGTGTGTTATTCAGAaatgtagatacatacatacaagggGGAAAGAATCAATTAGTCAGTTTATCCCCCTTCATCGCCTGTTATACATACATGTTGATACATACACAATAGGGGGAAAggaccaactagtcagtttcttcctccTGCACTGTGTATAATTCAGCCAGTCATTTTCTTCCAACTTCaccgggggtgggggg encodes:
- the LOC123555657 gene encoding lactose-binding lectin l-2-like, whose product is MRLLKRLYGCLTLLTYVYIRECVVTMQNVRYVAVSDSEMKSSVATMFVPSKLSCGLVCEENNECVSFSYNNISAVCRLSDKDPTKEPQEVVASNESTLYFKGCEEGWKLYKHTCYLFSVTWRSWESSKLYCESLGASLVKVESDDEHQFIRNQIQNGGQELFWIGARYNETAGEHRWADGTEMTFNGWGAGRPGTIKGCVDYVWNTGWLWNSHWDCTNTDGPCVCETGQRKTAL